A region of the Chrysiogenia bacterium genome:
ACAACGGCAATGGCAGTGACCTCAGCGATACGGCCGAAGACGAGAGCGCGGCCTTCGCCCCGACGGCCCGGCCGGGAATTCTCCCGCGCAGCCTCACTTTCTACTAGGCCGCAAGCGAACTGGAGCATCCGCAATGAAAGAGAAAATCCTGATGTCCTGGAGCGGCGGCAAGGACAGCGCCGTGGCACTGTGGGAGCTGCAGCGTGCGGGCGAGTACGAAATCGATGCCCTGCTCACGAGCGTGACCGAGGGCTATGACCGGATTTCCATGCACGGCGTGCGCAATGAACTGCTGGAGCGACAGGCTGCCGCGCTGGGCGTGCCGCTCGAGCGGGTGCAGCTTCCCAAGCTCGCCAGCAACGAGGTCTACGAAGAGCGCATGGGCGCGGCGATGAACGCGGCCAAGGCGCGCGGCATTTCCCGCGTGGCCTTCGGCGATCTCTATCTGGAGGGAATCCGCAGCTACCGGGAGGAGAACCTCGCCCGCGTCGGGATGGAGGCCCTCTTCCCGGTGTGGCTGCGCGAGACCCGGCAGTTTGCAAAGGATTTTCTGAGTGCGGGCTTTCGCACGATGGTGGTGTGCGTCGACACCGCCCAGCTCGGCGCCGAATTCGCCGGCCGCGAAATCGACGAGGCCTTTCTCGCCGAGCTCCCCGAGGGCGTCGATCCCTGCGGGGAGAAAGGCGAGTTCCATACCTTCGTCTTCGATGGCCCGAACTTCAGCGAGCCCGTGAAATTCGAGCTGGGCGAGACGCGCATCGACGGGCAGTTCCACTTCCGCGACCTTGTGCCGAGCTGAGTAAACACATGAACGCGAACCGAATCGTCTCCCTTCTTCCCAGCAGCACCGAGATCGTCTGCGCGCTGGGCTTTCGCGATCGCCTGGTGGGCCGCTCCCACGAGTGTGACTTCCCGCCGGGCGTCGCGGAACTTCCCGTGTGCACCGAACCCAAGGTGGATCTCTCGGGAACCAGCTACGAGA
Encoded here:
- a CDS encoding diphthine--ammonia ligase, producing MKEKILMSWSGGKDSAVALWELQRAGEYEIDALLTSVTEGYDRISMHGVRNELLERQAAALGVPLERVQLPKLASNEVYEERMGAAMNAAKARGISRVAFGDLYLEGIRSYREENLARVGMEALFPVWLRETRQFAKDFLSAGFRTMVVCVDTAQLGAEFAGREIDEAFLAELPEGVDPCGEKGEFHTFVFDGPNFSEPVKFELGETRIDGQFHFRDLVPS